A portion of the Lampris incognitus isolate fLamInc1 chromosome 9, fLamInc1.hap2, whole genome shotgun sequence genome contains these proteins:
- the LOC130118371 gene encoding NADH dehydrogenase [ubiquinone] flavoprotein 1, mitochondrial-like has translation MLLRRALGGAGARSAAARACAPRPAWRYSTAAKQQETPRKTTFGPLSDQDRIFTNLYGRHDWSLKGALRRGDWYKTKEILLKGEDWILNEVKISGLRGRGGAGFPTGMKWSFMNKPSDGRPKYLVVNADEGEPGTCKDREIMRHDPHKLIEGCLVAGRAMGARAAYIYIRGEFYNESSNVQVAINEAYQAGLLGRNACGSGYDFDVFVMRGAGAYICGEETALIESLEGKQGKPRLKPPFPADIGAFGCPTTVANVETVAVAPAICRRGGAWFAGFGRERNSGTKLFNISGHVNTPCTVEEEMSVPLRDLIERHAGGVRGGWDNLLGVIPGGSSTPVIPRHVCDDVLMDFDDLVRAETALGTAAIIVMDKSTDVIRAVARLVEFYKHESCGQCTPCREGVDWMDKIMWRFVRGEAAVSEIDMIWELSKQIEGHTICALGDGAAWPVQGLIRHFRPIMESRISEYNKKNPPREPAIEMV, from the exons ATGCTTCTGCGTCGAGCGTTGGGGGGCGCGGGCGCGCGCTCGGCTgctgcgcgtgcgtgcgcgccgcGTCCAGCGTGGCGCTACAGCACCGCCGCGAAGCAGCAG GAAACGCCAAGAAAGACCACATTTGGGCCTTTGTCTGACCAAGATCGGATCTTCACAAACTTATACGGCCGTCACGACTGGAG CCTGAAAGGAGCGCTGAGGCGAGGAGACTGGTACAAGACCAAGGAGATCCTGCTGAAGGGAGAAGACTGGATCCTGAACGAGGTGAAGATCTCCGGGCTCCGAGGCAGAGGAGGCGCTGGCTTCCCCACTGGCATGAAGTGGAGCTTCATGAACAAGCCCAGCGATGGCAG GCCAAAGTATTTGGTAGTGAATGCTGATGAGGGGGAACCAGGGACCTGTAAAGACCGCGAGATAATGCGTCACGACCCCCATAAGCTCATAGAGGGCTGCCTGGTGGCAGGGAGGGCCATGGGCGCCCGTGCAGCGTACATCTACATCAGAGGAGAGTTTTATAACGAGTCGTCCAATGTGCAG GTGGCGATCAACGAGGCGTACCAGGCAGGGCTGCTGGGGAGGAACGCGTGCGGTTCGGGGTACGACTTTGACGTGTTCGTGATGCGGGGGGCAGGGGCCTACATCTGCGGGGAGGAGACGGCCCTGATAGAGTCCCTGGAAGGCAAGCAAGGGAAGCCTCGCCTGAAACCGCCGTTTCCTGCTGACATAG GCGCGTTTGGATGCCCAACAACGGTTGCCAACGTGGAAACGGTTGCTGTGGCGCCCGCCATCTGTCGTCGAGGTGGGGCGTGGTTCGCCGGCTTCGGGAGGGAGAGGAACTCCGGGACCAAGCTCTTCAACATATCTGGTCACGTGAACACGCCGTGCACAGTGGAGGAGGAGATGTCCGTCCCGCTGAGGGACCTCATAGAGAGACACGCTG GAGGAGTTAGAGGTGGCTGGGATAACCTGTTGGGGGTGATCCCGGGGGGCTCGTCCACACCCGTCATCCCTCGTCATGTGTGTGACGATGTTTTGATGGATTTCGACGACCTCGTGCGAGCGGAGACTGCTCTGGGCACTGCAGCCATCATCGTCATGGATAAATCG ACTGACGTCATCAGAGCCGTCGCCCGTTTGGTGGAGTTCTACAAGCATGAAAGCTGTGGCCAGTGCACCCCCTGCAGGGAAG GAGTGGACTGGATGGACAAGATTATGTGGAGATTTGTGCGTGGCGAGGCTGCGGTCTCGGAGATTGACATGATCTGGGAGCTGAGCAAGCAGATAGAGGGACATACCATCTGTGCCCTGGGGGACGGGGCTGCCTGGCCCGTACAG ggTCTGATCCGTCACTTCCGTCCCATCATGGAGAGCCGGATCAGCGAATACAACAAGAAGAATCCTCCAAGAGAGCCGGCGATTGAGATGGTCTGA